A genome region from Labilibaculum antarcticum includes the following:
- a CDS encoding lactonase family protein, with the protein MIKRNILIIASILMIAACQNSKIKSSVTQNSYSFFLGTYTDGESNGIYKLKMDTAGHMNMIGLVAETKNPSYLAFANNQKTLLASNEINLDNNMGTVESYQIGDSLKLISRKESGGAHPCFVTVNNEGVVLTANYTGGNIGYLKINEGGELSDLLDVQQHTGSGTVANRQDKPHAHSVWFQPNSNHIIAVDLGTNELWIASIDSTSNQFVPAKQAKVSLADGAGPRHLAFHPNGKYFFVINEIDNTISSFSISDNHEISRFGNVSTLPADFDGVSNTADIHISKDGKFLYGSNRGHNSIVIFGVQEDGALKLIGHEPTRGDHPRNFSLSPDDKFLLVANKNTNNIVSFKRDSVTGMLTFVDEVKAPSPVCILFQK; encoded by the coding sequence ATGATTAAACGAAATATTCTTATTATTGCTTCAATCCTGATGATTGCAGCTTGCCAAAACTCTAAAATTAAATCTTCTGTGACTCAAAATTCTTACTCTTTTTTTCTGGGAACATACACCGATGGTGAATCCAATGGAATTTACAAGTTGAAAATGGATACTGCCGGGCATATGAATATGATTGGTTTGGTTGCAGAAACTAAAAATCCATCCTATTTGGCTTTTGCAAACAATCAAAAAACTCTTTTGGCTTCAAATGAAATCAATTTAGACAATAATATGGGAACGGTTGAATCGTATCAGATTGGTGATTCCTTGAAATTGATTAGTCGAAAAGAAAGTGGAGGAGCACATCCTTGTTTTGTTACCGTAAACAATGAGGGAGTTGTTCTAACAGCAAATTACACAGGTGGTAATATTGGTTATTTAAAAATTAATGAGGGAGGAGAATTATCTGATCTTTTGGATGTGCAGCAACACACCGGTTCCGGAACGGTTGCAAATCGTCAGGATAAACCACATGCACACAGCGTTTGGTTTCAGCCCAATTCAAATCATATTATTGCAGTCGATTTGGGAACCAACGAATTGTGGATTGCAAGTATCGATTCTACCAGCAATCAATTTGTGCCGGCAAAACAGGCAAAAGTTTCTTTGGCCGATGGAGCCGGACCAAGGCATTTGGCTTTTCATCCAAACGGCAAATACTTTTTTGTGATCAACGAGATTGACAATACCATTAGCAGCTTCTCAATTTCGGATAATCATGAAATAAGTAGGTTTGGGAATGTCAGCACGCTGCCAGCCGATTTCGATGGTGTAAGCAATACTGCCGATATACATATTTCGAAGGATGGGAAATTCTTGTACGGATCGAACCGGGGACACAACAGCATTGTAATTTTCGGAGTGCAGGAAGATGGAGCCTTAAAATTGATTGGGCATGAACCCACGAGAGGTGATCATCCGCGTAATTTCAGCTTATCGCCCGACGATAAATTTCTACTGGTTGCCAACAAAAACACCAACAATATTGTGAGTTTCAAAAGAGATTCTGTAACCGGCATGTTAACTTTCGTTGATGAAGTAAAAGCACCCAGTCCTGTTTGTATTCTTTTTCAGAAATAG